DNA from Roseimicrobium sp. ORNL1:
CGGGCGGAGGCTGGGGATGCGCTGGCTGAGGTCCTGCAGGACGGCCCAGGTGCCGTCCTGGCTGCCGTCATTCACCACCACTATCTCGTGGGAGATCTCCCGGGCGGACAGGGCCTGGTGGAGTTCTTCCACCGTATAGGTCACGCTACCTTCCTCATCACGAGCCGGAATGACCACGCTAAGAAGCTGCACCGGCTTTGAATTGAGGGATTCAGGCATCAGAAAAGAGGTTCAGCCATGGAGAATTTTCTTTGCGGCGTCAATCGCAAATCGTAGCTTCGCGACGCATGAAGATTGCCTTGGTAACCGGTTCAGGCGGCTTGATTGGCTCGGAGACGTGCAAACGGTTGCACGCGGAAGGCTATGCCATCGTGGGTGTGGACAACGATATGCGGGCCTACTTCTTTGGGGAGGAGGCCTCTACGAAGGGAACGCGGCAGCTTCTGCGGAAGCAACTGCAGGTGTACCATGATGAACCCGCTGACATCCGCGATTGGGATGCGGTGGAGTTCCTGTTCAAAAAATTTGGATTCGCCATAGCCGCTGTCGTCCACACCGCTGCCCAGCCGTCCCACGACTGGGCCGCCAAGGAGCCGCTCACGGACTTCGCGGTGAATGCCCAGGGCACGATGTACCTGCTGGAGGCCACCCGGAAGTACTGCCCGGAGGCCGTCTTCATCTTCACCAGCACGAACAAGGTGTACGGCGACACGCCCAACCGCCTGCCGCTCGTGGAAAAGGAGACACGCTGGGAGGTGGATGAGTCCCACCCCTACTTCGCAAAAGGCATCGATGAGTCGATGAGCATCGACAGCAGCAAGCACTCCATCTTTGGCGCGAACAAGGTGGCGGCGGACATTATGGTGCAGGAGTACGGGAGATATTTTGGCATGAAGACCGGCGTCTTCCGCGGCGGCTGCCTCACCGGCCCGGCGCATGCCGGTGCGGAGTTGCATGGATTCCTCGCCTATCTCATGAAATGCACGGTCACTGGCCGCCCGTACAACATCTACGGTTACAAGGGCAAGCAGGTGCGGGACAACATCCACAGCCATGATCTCGTGGATGCTTTTGTGAAGTTCATCAAGAACCCGCGCCCCGGCGAGGTGTACAACATCGGTGGCTCACGCCATTCGAACTGCTCCATGCTGGAAGCCATCAAGATGTGTGAGGACATCAGCGGCAACAAGCTCGACTGGAACCTCCTGGATGACAACCGCATCGGCGACCACATCTGGTATGTGAGCGATGTCTCCAAGTTCCAGAGCCACTACCCGGACTGGGAGTACAAGTACGACCTCAAGACCACGCTGGAGGAAATCTACAAGGCGTGCGCGCTGACGAAGTAGGAGAGTGGTGAGGATGTCGAAACGCTGCAACGCCTGGTCAGGCCTTGGCGTTGCTTCTATCCTGTTGCCAGGGCTTGGCGGACTCGGTTGAGAAACAAGTCTCGTTGTGGCGCTGGTCCCGGTCCCATGTTGGCATTTGCCCCTGATGCTGTGACGGTACGAAAGGTGGTTCCGCCGCCCAAGGGAGCTTGACCCAGTACAAAATAGCGAAGGTCCTGCGAAGTGCGATGCCGAAGTATGATGGAGAAGTACGGGGCCAGAACAATCCCCGCTCCCTGCTGCATAAGGGTGACAGGGTCTGTGCCACTCATGTCAACGGGAGGGGGTGTAGGGAACTCCATCAAATAGTAGTCGTAATCGCCAAGCACACCGGAAACAGCCGAATAAAGACGCGCATCCTCAGGCACCGGTTCAAGCTCCGCCATCTGACAGGCAATCAAATAGTAGTACGGGCCCGCCGAAGTGGGGGCCTTCGTCCACGTGTCGATGGCTTTCTCCACGGCTTGGAATGCATAGTGGGGGAGAACGTGGTAGGCGACCCAATAGGAAATCTGAGGCAGGTTGTAAGCGTGGCTCATTGAATGTTGTGTGGATAGCGGCCTGACGGCTCAAACTCAGCGAACGTGGAACGCGGGACGCGTCGGAGGCAACCGGAGCGCGTTGGTCAGATCCACTGCAGCCCAAGGTTAGGCGTCTTGGTTGTTTGCATTCAGTGCCGTGACGTAGTTCACCGTTTGTGAGATTGGCCGTCTTCTCCGATGTAATCAGAGAAGTCCGGTTTGCTGGAGAGGCTGATTGGCAATTGATGCTCTATTACAGCGGCGATCACTTTCATGGCATTGGGATGAGGTTCCTCCTGACCAGATTCACGGTAGTAGTACACGGTGCCTTTGGCGGCGGCGAGTTCCTTGAGTTTGGGAGCCAGATCGTCAGCGCTGCCAGGAGCGCCGTCGATTGTTACCGTCCCGTCGCGCATCACCGCGATTCTTAGTATTGGCGCTGTCGATTGCCCGGTTGTGGTGGAGTTGGTTTCCGCCGGCTTGGAGCATCCGAGGAGTCCGCACGTAGCAAGAAGGACTGCAATTGTGACCGCCGGTTTCATAAGATAGGTAGCGCACCCGACACAAAGATATGTCTGGAATGAAGAGACGCCAAGACTAACGCGAGGAGCCTCAATTGAGAGATCATTGTATCTCCTCAGGTAGAAGATGGAACTGACGCATCATGTCGAGCCACTGCCTGTGTGCCGCAGCGCACTCCGCACGCTGGTCGCGCGAGTATGCTGCCTCTTGCTCAAGATAGGAAGCAATGTCACTGAACTGAGCGAAATCAGACACTGCCATGGGTAAACCGGCCGCAGCACAGCTCCGTCGCAAAGTATCGAGCCAGAGGAGAAGTGCCTCGAAGCGTTCTCGATCAAAAACGTTTGCGCAGGCCAGTCGGTCCAGAAAGCGGGAGCGAATGTCATAGAACTCTGCGCGGACATGACTCCTGACATCGTCCTCTCCCAGAGTGGACTCAGGCGGCGGTCGGAAGAACGAATTCTGCGGTTCTGTAGTCATCGTGAGGGCGCAACATTCGGCGATCTGAAGCTCGATGACGGCGGCAGGCTGGTTGCGAGAGCGCCGTTGGTGGCGAGTTGCGGCTGTGATAGTTTGGTGCTGTTCACGGCAGCGCAGCAATCGGTCGACTGCCTTACTTGAACAAGTTCACCAACGAACCATCCGACGTGATGATCACACAGGCGGCAAAAAAATCTGCGGGCGGCTTCGAGACATAAAGGGCAACGCTGTGGCCAGACGGCAGGTCGTAAATCAAGAAGTCGTGCTCGCGATCCCGTTTCGTGGTGAGGTAACGGGAAGGAGGGCCATACCGGCCGATAAAGTTCCGAATCGAAAATCCCTCTTTCTGTTGCGAGAAACTCTCGAAGGCGCTCACGTCCGAGGTCATCTCCGGAATCTTCACGGGCAACCAGGCCGTTGGGAGCGAATTGGACGTGTAGTGGGGTGAAGCCCAAATCTTGCGAAGCGTGGTTTTGTCCGAACCGGCAACTGCTGTGGTGAGGCACAGCATAAGCAGGGCGAGAATACGAGGTATGCTCATACGATTAAGGTTCAAGGTGCGCTGCCGTTTTCGGATTCATCATCTTCGGGCCACCCGTCGAGGGCGCCGACTCCGAACGTGTCTTGAATCGGGTAGCCCTGGAGCTTGGCAGCGGCGGCAAGGTGATTGGGAGCATGGACGAGAAACTCTTCGATGCCCTCACGAATCTCTTCTGGAGTGAAACGCTCTGGGAAGAGTAGAAGTGCCGCGACGAATGCCGCATCCGAGTTCCAGTCTGTCATGTGGAATGCGATGTCGAACGCAGTCTTGTCGTTAAAGTCGCCGGTCAGTGCTGACTGTGCTGCTTGCTGGGCATCGGGAATAGGGACTGCAAACTGATCGGCTCGATCGCCAACCAGCTCGCGAAAGATCGCGATGGCTTTGTCTTGGACAGATGGTTCGGCGTTGCTCATGGATGAGTGGTGATGGTCTGGTGGTACTCGTTGCAGTTCATGGCCACGGCAAGCTCCTCATCGTCGGAATCCCCACGATGATGGGCTTGTCGGACCTGAGTCAATCCGTGTCCGAGGCCATCAAAATTGTTAGCTGCCGAGATCGGTGGTCTTGAATGATCCAAGTGTGATCCCAGGCGATGTCATGGAATCGATTGCCCCATGGTTTGTGACAAACGCGAAGGTCCAATCCATCGTAACGCCGCTGGAAGGAGGTGAAAACGTTGTCAGCCAAGGTGATGGCCGATTCGATGGGGGATGCCGATGGGTGAATGCTTGGGTAGGCGCCGCCGTACGCGAGAGTTTGTGCCAAGAATCCACTGAACAAGTAGGGGGAATAGTGCTGCCAGTTGGAGCGGTCGATCAAGCAATCCTGGTCAGTGATGGAGATGTCGAAGTCCGCTAGGACAGTTGGGTGTCTCAAGATTTCCAGAAATTGAGTGGGTGTCCAGGGATGGGACTTGGTTGCGAGAACGGTGTCGCTGATGTGATTTGAGTCGATGTGGTAAGTCTGAGCTTCGACGAATCCATTGAGGTATTTGAACCCCAAAGCCTCCACATAAGCTGCCAAGGCCTCAGTCACCGCAACGCGAGTCAAGCTGACTTCTTCCCAACGAAAGGCAGGTGGAGGCACGGGTTTGAGGACATGCTGCAGTCCGCCGGTGGAGACCAGGCGCGCAACGATATCGAAGAGGCCTGTGATGTGAGGATTGCTCGTGCGGATTCCTTCCGGAGTAACCAAGAAGCGATCTGGCGAGCGGCAACCTTGTTTGGATACCAGGCGCGCCTGCGCATCAAAGTCTGGTGAAGAGCGATCGTAGAGTCCCGGTGTGGGCAGAAAATTGAAGGTATAGGCTTCCTTTGAGAGCGGCCAGTAGACCACAACGGGTCCTGCAATCGGCGCGCGACTGCCGGTCGCGGAGCAATATTGGATCTCATACGGCCCACACCACTCGATGCCGATGCTGCTGCCAGGTCCCATGTCCTATTTCACGATGACAAAATTCTGTGCGGAACGACCAGGCCGAGTTGCGTGAGAGAAGAGTTCTGAACGGCGAAAGGCCCTTTCATGAGCAATCCATTTCAACTTTGGTTTCACCACACTGGCGGCACATGAAAACATAGATCATGCCCACGTCACCAAAGCAAAACTGATCTCCAATGGAATCGATTTGAGCGAGGAAAGCCATGGGTTCCCAGCAGAATTCACACGAAGGGATCTCGTTCGTATCGTTTATCCAGTCGGGCTTCCCGCCAATTTTGTGATTTGGGGTGTGGTCACACCACTGAAACTTGGCGAAGCTTTTGGCCTCGTCTGTGTTCAGCAACATCTTGAGGGGAATCTCGGGGATGGGGTCACCTATGGACGACATATCTTTTCAAAAATATAGAGTTCAACCGGACGATGGGCGAGGTGAAAGAGTGCGAATCAGTCCACCGCCTTGCCGCCGCGCTCCACCACCTTGTCACCCGCTGCAAATTCGGCCAGCACCTTTTCCAAATTCGCGGCTTCCTCGGGATGCTCCGCAATCACGTTCCGTGACTCTCCGGGGTCCGTGTCGAGATTGTAGAGTTCCCTCACATCGGCTTTGGCTTTGTTGTTATCCTTGTCCTTGCTGGTGGTGCCTTTGGTGATGATGAGCTTCCATTTGCCAACACGGACCATGCGGGCGCGGTAGCCAGGACTGGCGGAGTAGACGGGCAACGGCTCAAGCGGGCTTTTCTTGGCGTGACTCGCCAGCATAGGATTGAGGTACTCACCGTCACCCTGGGAAGTGCGTGGCAGTTCCACTCCACCCAAGTAGCAGAAGGTGGTGAACCAGCCGGTGACGCTGACTGGCGCGTTCTGGACACCATTCTCCCAATGTCCCGGCCAGTGCGCGATGGCCGGGGTGCGGATGCCGCCTTCATAGACGCTACCTTTCCAGCCGCGGAAGGGGGCATTGCTGCCGCGAATGGTGAGGTGCGGGCGGGTGTCGATGCCGGGATATTTGTCCTGCTTGTTATCCACATCATCATGCGCGCCGTTGTCGCTGAGGAAGAGGACCACGGTGTTTTGGCGCAGGTTCTTCTTCTCCAGGGCGGCGAGGATTTGGCCCACGCCATCGTCCAGGTGGGAGACATCTGCGGCATGGAGGCGCTTCGCGGGGTCGGTGATGTGCTCATTCATCTTCAGCCACTGCTCGGGCTCGTTGATGGGCACGTGCACGGCGGTGTAGGGGACATAGAGGAAGAAGGGCTTGTCGGTTCGTTCATCAATCCATTTCACCGCGTCCTTCGTGATGAGGTCGGTGATGTGACCCTCTTCGTCCAGCAGCGTGCCGTTGCGATGCCACGTTCGCTGGTGTGGTCCCATCTTGTATTCATGCGTGTCCGGTGTGGCACCGCCGGCGAGCAGGCCATAGCTGTAGCCGAAGCCGAATTTGTTCGGCGGGGTGTCGAGTCCGGAGCCGAGGTGCCACTTCCCGATGAGCGCGGTGTCATAACCCGCACCGGAGAGCACACTCGCGATCGTAGGTGTGCCGAAGGGGAATGCCTGCTCATTCTGCGCGCCGGTCACACCGAAGCGGCTCGCATACTGTCCCGTGAGCAGTGCCGCCCGCGTGGGGCTGCACATGGGATGCACGTAGTGCGCCGTGAGACGGATGCCTTCAGCAGCGAGCTTGTCCAGATGCGGCGTCTTCGCCTGACCACCCTGGAAACCGACATCGCCATAGCCGAGGTCATCCGCGAGGATGATGACGAAGTTGGGCTTGTCTTGGGCGGCGGCTGCTACGGGCAATGCGATGCCACAAGCAAAGGTGACGATGGCGATGAGGAGACGTCGCACGGACATATAGCGTGGGAACGTAGCGCTGCGCAGAAACTTCCATGCATTGATATGGAAGCTGCGAGGCGAAGCCTCCTTGGACTGCGGCAGCCTGCTGCCGCTTTGAAGAGTCCGCAGCCTGCTGCGGCGATGATGATTCTCGCTGGTGGTGTCACACTACGAGAAGATGTTTGGCGGCTTCGCCGCAGTGAAGCGCGCAGCAGGCTGCGCTGAGAGAAAGCGGCAGCAGGCTGCACGCAGTCCAGGGAGGCTTCGCCTCGGAATAATACCTCTGCCTTCGAACTCCAGCCTACCGATTCACTCGAATCATCCCTCTCCCGCCACCCGCTGAGAACGAACCCCGGACCATGGGCCTCACAAACGAGGAACCGGAGGAGTGGTGATACGACGGCGGACAGAAGCTGCCGCCGCCACCACTGAAGACGGGCACGAAGGGAAACCCATAGAAGCCGGAGTCGAAATAGCTGTACCGGTCACGTCCGAACTGCCGGTAGGTACCGGCACCAGGCGTGTACACCTGCGTGATGGGCGAAAGCGAAGGCACGATTTCCTCCACCGCATCACTGCCACTCGCTCCGAGGTTCGGTGTGGCATCTCCAGGCAGTGGCGCAGGCGCGAGGGGCGGGCCGAGTTCTGCCAGGGCCTTCTCCGCAGCGAGGCGCTGGCGCTCACGCGCCATCAGGATGTCCATCTTCTCCTCTTCACGCATCTGTTGTTTCTTCAGTGCGGTCTGGCGTTTCTCCGCCTCGTCCTTGGCGCGTTGCCCTTCTGCTTTGGCATACTCCTCCGCCTTCGCAGCGTCATAGCGGAACTTCGTGCGCCATTCGTCACTGAGATTCTCGAAGCTGATCTTCGTGACACCGGCATCATGCATCACGGTCATGGCCTCCGGCGTGACCTTCATGATGCGGCAGTTCTTGTACTTGTCACCCGTGAGGGTGGTGATCTGCAGGGGCTTCGACTCCTCATCAGAGGCCGCCGGAGCTGGAGCCGGTGTCTGTGCCAATGTCTGCACCCCGGACGCGAGCATTGCGCCAAGTGCCAGCGCGAGCATGAGCACACTCTTCATACTACAAGCCAACCACACCCCGTGCCTATGGTCAAGCCCTCACGGGTTACAGTCGGAACGGCCTGTGCGTGAACCACCGGTAAAACGCGGGGAGCCATGGCAGGTCGCGGGGCATGGAGGGTGTTGTGTAAAAAACATTCACCCGTGTCACAGGGTGGCCTGTGCTGACATGAATTCTCCGCTTCATCGGCGTGTGCCGTGCCAGACATCGCCATGCGTTTTTCCAAGGTTCACCAACGCTGCACGTCATGCCCGCTGGGTGGTGTTCACCATTCATCCGTCTCCATTGCCCGCGCCACGTCTTTCCTTCGCCATGCCATGAAAACGAAAACGCTTTTCCGTGCCGCGCTCGCCGCACTGCTCCTGCTCTCCGCTGCTGACTCCGTGTGCGGTCAGTCAAACCGTGGACTCACCATTCGTCCGCCACAGTCATCGCCGCCATTGAGGGAAGATAGACGTCCGCCCGTCCTCTGGATTAATCCGGAGTTGGGCAAGTTCAAGCCGATGAAGGTGCAGTCCGTGGATGTGGACATCAAGGTGCGCGGACACCTCGCGACCACGACCATGGAGATGACCTTCTTCAATCCCAACGGGCGCGTGCTCGAAGGGGAATTGATTTTCCCACTCGGTGAAGGGCAGACCATTTCCGGCTATGCGCTGGAAGTGGAAGGCAAGCTGCGCCAGGCGGTGGTGGTGGAGAAGGAGAAGGGCCGTGAGATTTTCGAAGAGATAGTGCGGCGCGGCGTGGACCCCGGACTGGCGGAGCTCACGAAGGGCAATGTCTTTCGCACGCGGGTGTATCCCATTCCCGCGAATGGCACCAAGCGGCTCTCGGTGACCTTTGAGCAGGAGCTCGCAGATGGTGAAAAGGGATTTCGCTACCTGCTGCCGCTCGCCTTTTCAGAAAAGGTGGGGAAGTTCCACGCACGCGTGGAGGTGGTGAAACAAGAAACTGCTCCCATGCCGGAGGCAGAGCAGACGGAGGGGCTCACGTTTGAGAAATGGCGCGACAGTTTTGTGGCGGAGCTCACCACGGAGAACGTGGCGCACGAGAAACCTCTCGCCTTCATCGTGCCGAAAATGGCGGAGCGCCCTCAAGTATTCCTGGTGTCAGACAAGCTGGAGCCTGCGCAGATGTTCTTCCACGCCCGGGTGGAACCTGAAGTGCCACCCGCTCCGGCGATGCAGCAGCCGGACCGCATCGTCTTGTATTATGATGCCTCCGGCAGCGCGGAGAAGCGTGACCGCAAGCGCGAATTCGCCTTCCTGAAGGAGTGGATGAAAGCACTTGGCCACGTGACCGTGGAGGTCATCGCGTTCCGCAATGATGCGGATAAACCTGTCACGGTGGAGGTGAAGGACGGGGACGCAAGCACACTCATCGGCCTCCTCGAGAACCTGCCGGTGGATGGTGGCACTTCCCTGGGCGCGGTGCAGTCCGGAGGCGCGCCACTCACGGTGCTCATGTCGGATGGATTCTCGAACTTTGGCGACGCCGAACCGAAGGTGCCTTTGAAGGACGGTGCCGGACTGCCGCTGGTGGTGATCCACGCGGCTCCTATGGCGGACAGCGCCAGACTGGAAAGCATCGCACGCCGCACCGGCGGCCATGTGGTGAATCTGCTCACCACCAGCACGGAGGACGCACTGGCGGCGATGCGGCAGTCGCCGTTTCAGTTCCTGTCTGCCAAGGTGATCTCGGGCAAGGTGACCGACCTCGCGCCCGGCCTTCCAGAGACGGTGACGCGGGGCTTCTCCATTGCGGGTAGGTGTGAGGGGAAAGGCGAGATTGAGCTGGCCTTCGGCTATGCGGGCAAGGTGATGGCCACGCGCCGTGTCACCTTGAACCCGGATGACGCACTCGAAGCGGAGCGTGGGGACTTTGTGCGCCGCGCGTGGGCGCAGCGGAAGATTGCGGAACTGGCGCTGGATCCCCAGGCGAATGAATCCGCCATCACCGCCCTGGGGAAGGAGCATCGCATTGTGACCGCCGGGACCTCGCTGCTGGTGCTGGAGCGCATGGAGGACTATGTGCGCCATCGCATCCAGCCACCGGAGGCAGACTTGCAGGAGAAGTATGCCGCGATGTTGAAGAGCCAGCCGAAAGGTGGCGCGACACGCGATGAGAGCCAGCACCTCGATGAAGTGGCGAAGCGGTGGAGTGACTTCAAGGAATGGCACGGCAAGCGTCACCCGTGGCTGGAAAGCGTGCTCAAACCCACAGCCGAGCGTGAGGCCGCGCTGTACACGGCACTCGCAGGAGCCAACACTTCGAAGAACAACAGCCAGCGCGGCACCTTGAGTCCTGAAGACGCTGCTGCAGCACGTGCCCTGGCGGACAAGGCCAGTGATCTCGCGAGCCGCTGGCAGAAGGAAGGCCGGAATGAAGACACGCGTGCGGCGTGGATTGAGGAGGCGTCCAACGTGCTGCTCGCCGTGGATGTCCTGCGCCAGCGCCGGCTGGAACTCATGCCGCAGTCCGAGCCGCCGCAGGCGGACAACGGTCGGCCCGGCTCCGGCACAGGGAGTGGTGGCGGCCTCGGCGCGGGCGGAGTGCCCATGGCGCCTGCTGCTGCGGCTGCACAGCCGATGCCTGTGCTGGCTCCGGCTCCAGCTTCACCGGCAGAGGGAACGCCTCGTCGGTCCGGCGCCGGCTACATGCTGGACAGCGCTGGTTCATCGTTTTCGGGCGGAGGAGTGAGAGTGGCCGATGCCGAAGGGCGCTCCTCCACCATGTCTGGCAGCATCGAGGTGAAGGCGTGGGATCCTGATACACCCTATTTGAAAAAGATACGGAAGGCGGAAGACGCCTACGCGGCCTACCTGAAGGAGCGCAAGGACAATGCGGGCAGCTCCGCGTTCTACCTGGATTGCGCGGACTATTTCCGCGAGGAGAAGAAGGATGACCGGCTCGCGCTTCGCGTGCTCTCCAACCTGGCCGAGATGGAACTGGAGAATGCACCACTGCTCCGCATCCTGGCGTACCGTCTGCAACAGCTCGGACGCTATGACCTGGCCGTGCCGTTGTTTGAAGAGGTGCTGAAGACGCGTGGAGAGGAACCGCAAAGCCGCCGCGACCTCGCCCTGTGCCTCTCGCGCCGGGAAAATCCCGACCTCGCCCGCGCCGCCACCCTGCTGTGGGAGGTGGTGAAGCGGAAATGGGATGGCCGCTTCCAGGGCATCGACGTGATCGTGCTGCACGAGCTCAATGATTTGCTGCAGCGCGCACCCAAGGAGGGACCGAAGGACCTGAGGCCTGATGTGGAAGCCATCGGCATCCAGAAGCGCTTCCTTGATGATGTGCCGGTGGACCTGCGCGTGGCCCTCACGTGGGATGCGGACAGCACGGACATCGACCTCTGGGTCATCGACCCCACGGGCGAGGTGTGCATTTACAATCACAACCAGACCCGCACGGGAGGCGCGATGAGCAACGACTTCACGGGTGGTTACGGTCCTGAAGTCTTCACCATCCGCCGTGCGCTGCCAGGCACGTACACGGTGAAGGTGAACTACTACGGCAATCGCCAGCAGAAGCTCGCCGGTGCGACCACGGTGCAGGTGGAATTCCAAACCTCCTTCGACAGGGCCGGTACCAAGTACCAGTCCGTCACCCGTCGTTTGAAGGACAACAAGGAGGTGATTGAGGTAGGCAAGTTTGTCTTCAAGCCGGAGCTGGAGGCGGAATAGGACCGAGACGCATGGCAAAGCACTTGTGACATGAAGTGCCGACAGTCCAAGGAGCGGCACTAGCCTAGTGCCGTCGTGTGGCATCACCGAAGCGATGCATCAGGATGCGTTCGTGTGCCGTTGCTGCCCGCGTGAACGAAGGAAGAAGAGGCTCCGCACCCACATGGCCCACCACCGGCACTAAGGCTAGTGCCGCTCCCTGCGAGCGAAGCTTCCTTTGCGCTCCGTGCGAGTGGTGCGTGCGTGATTCGTTTGTTACTTCACTTCATTCCCCGGCACTCACCTCACGGAATGAACCCGCCGCCCGTGACTTCCTCGCCGCCGAGCGTGGCGCTACGGGGAGTGCTGCCGCTTCCGCCAATATCGCTGAAGGAGCCTCCGGCCTCGCGAAGTTCCAGGGAGCCGAGGCGTCGCTTCAGTTCGGCGACCTCGTCACGCAGGTTGGCGATTTCATTTTCCAGACGTTCGCGCCAGGCGATGTCGGTATTCGCCTGCACGGCGGCTTCACCGGCGCTGCTGGTGGCCACGCCGGAAGTTTCCACCGGACCGCCGAGCAGATGCACATACGTGATGGTCTTGCGCCCACCACCTGCAGGGATGCTCTCCACCAGCGGCGTCTCGGGATAGGTCATGAGCTCGCGAATGGCGGACTCAGTCGCGGGGATGTCTGCGAAGGCATGCATGCGCTCGGCGCGCTGGCGCAGCTCACCGGCGGTCTGCGGGCCACGCAGCAGGAGCACGCAGAGCAGGGCGAGCGTGGGCTTCTCCAGGCGGGGCAGCTTGTGACCGAGGTTGTGCTTGTACTTCTGCACCCGGGCACCGGCCAGCGTCACCTGCAGGGCGTAGCCGCGGGACTTCAGGCCCTCCAGCGCCTCGCGCACGGTGTCCTCATCCAGCTTCAGCACGGGCTCGCG
Protein-coding regions in this window:
- a CDS encoding VIT domain-containing protein — translated: MKTKTLFRAALAALLLLSAADSVCGQSNRGLTIRPPQSSPPLREDRRPPVLWINPELGKFKPMKVQSVDVDIKVRGHLATTTMEMTFFNPNGRVLEGELIFPLGEGQTISGYALEVEGKLRQAVVVEKEKGREIFEEIVRRGVDPGLAELTKGNVFRTRVYPIPANGTKRLSVTFEQELADGEKGFRYLLPLAFSEKVGKFHARVEVVKQETAPMPEAEQTEGLTFEKWRDSFVAELTTENVAHEKPLAFIVPKMAERPQVFLVSDKLEPAQMFFHARVEPEVPPAPAMQQPDRIVLYYDASGSAEKRDRKREFAFLKEWMKALGHVTVEVIAFRNDADKPVTVEVKDGDASTLIGLLENLPVDGGTSLGAVQSGGAPLTVLMSDGFSNFGDAEPKVPLKDGAGLPLVVIHAAPMADSARLESIARRTGGHVVNLLTTSTEDALAAMRQSPFQFLSAKVISGKVTDLAPGLPETVTRGFSIAGRCEGKGEIELAFGYAGKVMATRRVTLNPDDALEAERGDFVRRAWAQRKIAELALDPQANESAITALGKEHRIVTAGTSLLVLERMEDYVRHRIQPPEADLQEKYAAMLKSQPKGGATRDESQHLDEVAKRWSDFKEWHGKRHPWLESVLKPTAEREAALYTALAGANTSKNNSQRGTLSPEDAAAARALADKASDLASRWQKEGRNEDTRAAWIEEASNVLLAVDVLRQRRLELMPQSEPPQADNGRPGSGTGSGGGLGAGGVPMAPAAAAAQPMPVLAPAPASPAEGTPRRSGAGYMLDSAGSSFSGGGVRVADAEGRSSTMSGSIEVKAWDPDTPYLKKIRKAEDAYAAYLKERKDNAGSSAFYLDCADYFREEKKDDRLALRVLSNLAEMELENAPLLRILAYRLQQLGRYDLAVPLFEEVLKTRGEEPQSRRDLALCLSRRENPDLARAATLLWEVVKRKWDGRFQGIDVIVLHELNDLLQRAPKEGPKDLRPDVEAIGIQKRFLDDVPVDLRVALTWDADSTDIDLWVIDPTGEVCIYNHNQTRTGGAMSNDFTGGYGPEVFTIRRALPGTYTVKVNYYGNRQQKLAGATTVQVEFQTSFDRAGTKYQSVTRRLKDNKEVIEVGKFVFKPELEAE
- a CDS encoding DUF1471 domain-containing protein, producing MKPAVTIAVLLATCGLLGCSKPAETNSTTTGQSTAPILRIAVMRDGTVTIDGAPGSADDLAPKLKELAAAKGTVYYYRESGQEEPHPNAMKVIAAVIEHQLPISLSSKPDFSDYIGEDGQSHKR
- a CDS encoding sulfatase-like hydrolase/transferase; the protein is MSVRRLLIAIVTFACGIALPVAAAAQDKPNFVIILADDLGYGDVGFQGGQAKTPHLDKLAAEGIRLTAHYVHPMCSPTRAALLTGQYASRFGVTGAQNEQAFPFGTPTIASVLSGAGYDTALIGKWHLGSGLDTPPNKFGFGYSYGLLAGGATPDTHEYKMGPHQRTWHRNGTLLDEEGHITDLITKDAVKWIDERTDKPFFLYVPYTAVHVPINEPEQWLKMNEHITDPAKRLHAADVSHLDDGVGQILAALEKKNLRQNTVVLFLSDNGAHDDVDNKQDKYPGIDTRPHLTIRGSNAPFRGWKGSVYEGGIRTPAIAHWPGHWENGVQNAPVSVTGWFTTFCYLGGVELPRTSQGDGEYLNPMLASHAKKSPLEPLPVYSASPGYRARMVRVGKWKLIITKGTTSKDKDNNKAKADVRELYNLDTDPGESRNVIAEHPEEAANLEKVLAEFAAGDKVVERGGKAVD
- a CDS encoding FliJ family protein; the encoded protein is MKSVLMLALALGAMLASGVQTLAQTPAPAPAASDEESKPLQITTLTGDKYKNCRIMKVTPEAMTVMHDAGVTKISFENLSDEWRTKFRYDAAKAEEYAKAEGQRAKDEAEKRQTALKKQQMREEEKMDILMARERQRLAAEKALAELGPPLAPAPLPGDATPNLGASGSDAVEEIVPSLSPITQVYTPGAGTYRQFGRDRYSYFDSGFYGFPFVPVFSGGGGSFCPPSYHHSSGSSFVRPMVRGSFSAGGGRGMIRVNR
- a CDS encoding NAD-dependent epimerase/dehydratase family protein; translation: MKIALVTGSGGLIGSETCKRLHAEGYAIVGVDNDMRAYFFGEEASTKGTRQLLRKQLQVYHDEPADIRDWDAVEFLFKKFGFAIAAVVHTAAQPSHDWAAKEPLTDFAVNAQGTMYLLEATRKYCPEAVFIFTSTNKVYGDTPNRLPLVEKETRWEVDESHPYFAKGIDESMSIDSSKHSIFGANKVAADIMVQEYGRYFGMKTGVFRGGCLTGPAHAGAELHGFLAYLMKCTVTGRPYNIYGYKGKQVRDNIHSHDLVDAFVKFIKNPRPGEVYNIGGSRHSNCSMLEAIKMCEDISGNKLDWNLLDDNRIGDHIWYVSDVSKFQSHYPDWEYKYDLKTTLEEIYKACALTK